One window of Phycodurus eques isolate BA_2022a chromosome 17, UOR_Pequ_1.1, whole genome shotgun sequence genomic DNA carries:
- the hephl1b gene encoding ferroxidase HEPHL1 isoform X1 gives MAWTFTLLSVCFLFIFSLNAEGTRGQERLYYVAIVEDLWDYAPSGKNLLNNVDVANDEHASVFLESGPQRIGSVYKKAMFRQYTDATYSQEAPRPTWLGFLGPILRAEVDDVIVVHLKNLASRSYSMHPHGVFYEKNMEGALYPDGTSGHLKQDDSVPPGGNYTYRWEVRPEYAPTDGDANCLTWVYHSHLEAPRDIASGLIGALLTCKKGILQESSEEGIDRNDVAQDVFLMFNVVDENLSWYLKDNIDRCTDPAGVDPNDEDFVESNLMHAINGYMFGNLPGIELCQHRAVSWHLFGMGNEVDIHSAFFHGNTLLDRGHRTDVLSLFPATFATAEMVPTAGGKWLLTCQVNDHLQAGMQAFYQVKSCSNETGSTVMSGIVRNYYVAAEKTLWNYAPLAKDLIRNVSLTDADSPSETFFGTDGGRIGGTYIKVVYTEYTDDTFSTEKLQSSDSLHLGILGPILRAEVGDTLKVTFLNRADRNYSIHPHGLHYEKRFQGSSYDDGVDKPGAHVAPGETFTYTWQVLEGPSSSDSPCIPYLYYSATAPVEDTNSGLVGPLLVCKRGTLGENRTQKGEDKEFFLLFSVMDENLSWYLKENIDTFGTNETNVDDEDFQESNKMHAVNGLMYGNLPGLDMCAGDKVMWYTFGLGTEVDIHGVYFERNTFKKQGTTRDTLNLFPHTTTTAEMRPQTPDTYEVSCRVTDHYSGGMKQQYRVTSCPGRKMKRTHTAPTKTVQYFIAAEEIEWDYSPSREWELEKHHSTSDDSPGNIFVGTGKNRIGSRYQKVVYREYTDETFGVEKKRDSNQEHLGILGPIIKSEVGEQIVVMFKNKARHPFSITAHGVKTSSSSLAVEPGLLTVVSWNVPESSGPGDSDPNCISYAYYSTVDFIKDIYSGLLGPLVVCRPGTLRGEGPDRQRFDIEKEFALFFMVHDENQSHYLKENIRTYLGEDPDTFIPDEDFEESNKMHGINGKLYGNLHGLVMSQGQKVDWYLLGMGNEVDMHTVHFHAETFTYKTDRVHRADVFDLFPGTFQTVEMVAGNPGTWLLHCHVTDHIHAGMETTFTINESEIKSHAPAPEGAMQMLFLSLTFGLLAIVVMH, from the exons ATGGCGTGGACCTTTACGTTATTATCTGTCTGTTTCTTATTTATCTTCTCTCTGAATGCGGAGGGGACGCGGGGCCAAGAAAGACTCTATTATGTGGCGATTGTAGAGGACTTGTGGGATTACGCACCAAGTGGAAAAAACCTCCTGAACAACGTGGACGTCGCAAATGATGA GCATGCATCAGTCTTTCTGGAGAGCGGACCCCAGCGTATTGGCAGTGTTTATAAGAAGGCCATGTTCCGACAGTACACCGATGCCACATACAGCCAGGAAGCCCCCCGACCCACCTGGTTGGGCTTCCTGGGACCCATACTGCGAGCAGAGGTCGACGACGTCATCGTGGTCCACCTGAAAAATCTTGCATCAAGGAGCTACTCAATGCACCCTCATGGAgttttttatgagaaaaacatgGAAG GAGCACTCTATCCAGACGGGACATCTGGTCACCTTAAGCAGGATGACTCCGTACCACCGGGGGGAAACTACACTTACCGGTGGGAGGTCAGGCCCGAATATGCCCCAACTGATGGCGACGCCAACTGCTTGACCTGGGTGTACCATTCTCACTTGGAGGCTCCCCGGGACATCGCCTCTGGACTTATAGGGGCTCTGCTTACATGCAAAAAAG GAATCCTGCAGGAGAGTAGTGAAGAGGGAATAGATCGCAATGACGTGGCCCAGGATGTCTTCCTGATGTTTAACGTAGTGGACGAGAACCTGAGTTGGTACCTCAAGGACAACATTGACAGATGCACCGATCCAGCTGGGGTCGACCCTAATGATGAAGACTTTGTGGAGTCAAACCTTATGCATG CCATTAATGGGTACATGTTTGGTAACCTGCCCGGAATTGAGCTGTGCCAGCACCGTGCAGTGTCTTGGCATTTGTTTGGCATGGGTAACGAGGTGGATATCCACTCTGCCTTTTTCCATGGAAATACCTTACTGGACCGCGGCCACCGAACCGACGTGCTCAGCCTTTTCCCAGCCACTTTTGCTACAGCTGAGATGGTCCCGACGGCGGGGGGCAAGTGGCTGCTGACCTGCCAAGTTAATGACCACCTGCAGG CTGGGATGCAGGCATTTTATCAAGTGAAGTCTTGCAGCAATGAGACCGGCTCCACAGTGATGAGTGGTATTGTCCGGAATTACTACGTGGCAGCAGAGAAAACGTTGTGGAACTACGCTCCCTTGGCAAAAGACCTGATCCGAAATGTTTCCCTGACTGATGCCGACAG TCCATCAGAGACATTTTTTGGTACAGATGGTGGTCGGATCGGCGGTACCTATATTAAGGTGGTGTACACAGAGTACACAGACGATACCTTCAGCACAGAAAAATTACAGAGTTCTGATTCTCTCCACTTGGGAATCTTAG GTCCGATCTTGAGGGCGGAGGTAGGAGACACCCTCAAGGTGACCTTCTTGAATCGGGCTGATAGAAACTACAGCATTCATCCTCATGGCCTGCACTATGAAAAACGTTTCCAAGGAAGCAGCTATGATGATG GTGTTGACAAACCTGGCGCCCACGTCGCTCCGGGGGAGACCTTTACCTATACCTGGCAGGTCCTGGAAGGTCCGTCGTCCTCTGACTCTCCCTGTATCCCTTACCTGTACTACTCTGCAACAGCGCCAGTTGAGGACACCAACTCGGGATTAGTGGGACCTCTGCTCGTGTGCAAAAGAGGAACGTTGGGGGAGAACAGAACTCAG AAGGGTGAGGACAAGgaattctttcttcttttttctgtcATGGATGAAAACCTGAGCTGGTATTTGAAGGAGAACATCGACACATTTGGCACCAATGAGACAAACGTAGATGATGAAGACTTCCAGGAGAGCAACAAAATGCATG CTGTAAATGGACTCATGTACGGGAACCTTCCTGGACTGGACATGTGTGCCGGGGACAAAGTTATGTGGTACACCTTTGGTCTGGGCACCGAGGTGGACATCCATGGTGTTTATTTCGAGAGAAACACCTTCAAAAAGCAGGGCACCACGCGGGACACACTCAACCTCTTCCCTCATACCACTACTACCGCGGAAATGCGGCCACAAACTCCTG ACACTTACGAAGTGAGCTGCAGAGTAACAGACCACTACTCAGGTGGCATGAAGCAGCAGTACAGGGTGACCTCCTGCCCGGGCCGCAAAATGAAGAGAACACATACAGCGCCTACCAAAACGGTTCAGTATTTTATCGCCGCTGAAGAAATAGAGTGGGACTACTCACCCAGCAGGGAGTGGGAGCTGGAGAAACACCACAGCACATCAGATGATAG tccagGTAATATATTTGTGGGGACAGGGAAGAACCGGATTGGCTCGCGATACCAGAAGGTCGTGTATAGAGAATACACAGATGAAACCTTCGGTGTTGAGAAAAAAAGGGACTCCAATCAAGAACACTTGGGAATTTTGG GTCCGATCATCAAATCAGAGGTGGGAGAACAGATTGTGGTCATGTTCAAGAACAAAGCCCGGCATCCATTTAGCATTACTGCACATGGAGTAAAGACCTCAAGCTCTTCCCTTGCTGTGGAGCCTG GCCTCTTGACAGTGGTGTCGTGGAATGTACCAGAAAGTTCCGGACCAGGGGACTCGGATCCTAACTGTATATCCTACGCCTACTACTCTACCGTTGACTTCATCAAG GATATATACAGTGGTCTTCTGGGCCCGCTGGTGGTCTGCAGGCCCGGGACTCTGAGGGGTGAGGGGCCGGACCGACAGAGGTTCGACATAGAGAAGGAGTTTGCGCTGTTTTTCATGGTGCACGATGAAAACCAGTCCCACTACTTGAAAGAGAACATCAGAACATACCTCGGGGAGGACCCTGACACCTTCATACCGGATGAAGACTTTGAGGAGAGCAACAAGATGCACG GGATTAATGGCAAACTCTATGGCAACCTCCATGGACTGGTAATGAGCCAGGGACAAAAGGTCGACTGGTATCTACTCGGCATGGGCAACGAAGTAGATATGCACACTGTACACTTCCATGCTGAGACTTTTACCTACAAG ACTGACCGCGTGCACCGCGCAGACGTCTTTGACCTCTTCCCTGGGACTTTTCAAACGGTGGAGATGGTGGCTGGAAACCCAGGAACGTGGCTGCTCCACTGTCACGTGACTGACCATATCCACGCAGGCATGGAGACCACCTTCACCATCAATG aatcagagATCAAGTCACATG CTCCTGCTCCTGAAGGCGCCATGCAGATGTTGTTTCTCTCCCTCACATTTGGACTTTTGGCCATAGTTGTGATGCACTAA
- the hephl1b gene encoding ferroxidase HEPHL1 isoform X2 produces the protein MAWTFTLLSVCFLFIFSLNAEGTRGQERLYYVAIVEDLWDYAPSGKNLLNNVDVANDEHASVFLESGPQRIGSVYKKAMFRQYTDATYSQEAPRPTWLGFLGPILRAEVDDVIVVHLKNLASRSYSMHPHGVFYEKNMEGALYPDGTSGHLKQDDSVPPGGNYTYRWEVRPEYAPTDGDANCLTWVYHSHLEAPRDIASGLIGALLTCKKGILQESSEEGIDRNDVAQDVFLMFNVVDENLSWYLKDNIDRCTDPAGVDPNDEDFVESNLMHAINGYMFGNLPGIELCQHRAVSWHLFGMGNEVDIHSAFFHGNTLLDRGHRTDVLSLFPATFATAEMVPTAGGKWLLTCQVNDHLQAGMQAFYQVKSCSNETGSTVMSGIVRNYYVAAEKTLWNYAPLAKDLIRNVSLTDADSPSETFFGTDGGRIGGTYIKVVYTEYTDDTFSTEKLQSSDSLHLGILGPILRAEVGDTLKVTFLNRADRNYSIHPHGLHYEKRFQGSSYDDGVDKPGAHVAPGETFTYTWQVLEGPSSSDSPCIPYLYYSATAPVEDTNSGLVGPLLVCKRGTLGENRTQGEDKEFFLLFSVMDENLSWYLKENIDTFGTNETNVDDEDFQESNKMHAVNGLMYGNLPGLDMCAGDKVMWYTFGLGTEVDIHGVYFERNTFKKQGTTRDTLNLFPHTTTTAEMRPQTPDTYEVSCRVTDHYSGGMKQQYRVTSCPGRKMKRTHTAPTKTVQYFIAAEEIEWDYSPSREWELEKHHSTSDDSPGNIFVGTGKNRIGSRYQKVVYREYTDETFGVEKKRDSNQEHLGILGPIIKSEVGEQIVVMFKNKARHPFSITAHGVKTSSSSLAVEPGLLTVVSWNVPESSGPGDSDPNCISYAYYSTVDFIKDIYSGLLGPLVVCRPGTLRGEGPDRQRFDIEKEFALFFMVHDENQSHYLKENIRTYLGEDPDTFIPDEDFEESNKMHGINGKLYGNLHGLVMSQGQKVDWYLLGMGNEVDMHTVHFHAETFTYKTDRVHRADVFDLFPGTFQTVEMVAGNPGTWLLHCHVTDHIHAGMETTFTINESEIKSHAPAPEGAMQMLFLSLTFGLLAIVVMH, from the exons ATGGCGTGGACCTTTACGTTATTATCTGTCTGTTTCTTATTTATCTTCTCTCTGAATGCGGAGGGGACGCGGGGCCAAGAAAGACTCTATTATGTGGCGATTGTAGAGGACTTGTGGGATTACGCACCAAGTGGAAAAAACCTCCTGAACAACGTGGACGTCGCAAATGATGA GCATGCATCAGTCTTTCTGGAGAGCGGACCCCAGCGTATTGGCAGTGTTTATAAGAAGGCCATGTTCCGACAGTACACCGATGCCACATACAGCCAGGAAGCCCCCCGACCCACCTGGTTGGGCTTCCTGGGACCCATACTGCGAGCAGAGGTCGACGACGTCATCGTGGTCCACCTGAAAAATCTTGCATCAAGGAGCTACTCAATGCACCCTCATGGAgttttttatgagaaaaacatgGAAG GAGCACTCTATCCAGACGGGACATCTGGTCACCTTAAGCAGGATGACTCCGTACCACCGGGGGGAAACTACACTTACCGGTGGGAGGTCAGGCCCGAATATGCCCCAACTGATGGCGACGCCAACTGCTTGACCTGGGTGTACCATTCTCACTTGGAGGCTCCCCGGGACATCGCCTCTGGACTTATAGGGGCTCTGCTTACATGCAAAAAAG GAATCCTGCAGGAGAGTAGTGAAGAGGGAATAGATCGCAATGACGTGGCCCAGGATGTCTTCCTGATGTTTAACGTAGTGGACGAGAACCTGAGTTGGTACCTCAAGGACAACATTGACAGATGCACCGATCCAGCTGGGGTCGACCCTAATGATGAAGACTTTGTGGAGTCAAACCTTATGCATG CCATTAATGGGTACATGTTTGGTAACCTGCCCGGAATTGAGCTGTGCCAGCACCGTGCAGTGTCTTGGCATTTGTTTGGCATGGGTAACGAGGTGGATATCCACTCTGCCTTTTTCCATGGAAATACCTTACTGGACCGCGGCCACCGAACCGACGTGCTCAGCCTTTTCCCAGCCACTTTTGCTACAGCTGAGATGGTCCCGACGGCGGGGGGCAAGTGGCTGCTGACCTGCCAAGTTAATGACCACCTGCAGG CTGGGATGCAGGCATTTTATCAAGTGAAGTCTTGCAGCAATGAGACCGGCTCCACAGTGATGAGTGGTATTGTCCGGAATTACTACGTGGCAGCAGAGAAAACGTTGTGGAACTACGCTCCCTTGGCAAAAGACCTGATCCGAAATGTTTCCCTGACTGATGCCGACAG TCCATCAGAGACATTTTTTGGTACAGATGGTGGTCGGATCGGCGGTACCTATATTAAGGTGGTGTACACAGAGTACACAGACGATACCTTCAGCACAGAAAAATTACAGAGTTCTGATTCTCTCCACTTGGGAATCTTAG GTCCGATCTTGAGGGCGGAGGTAGGAGACACCCTCAAGGTGACCTTCTTGAATCGGGCTGATAGAAACTACAGCATTCATCCTCATGGCCTGCACTATGAAAAACGTTTCCAAGGAAGCAGCTATGATGATG GTGTTGACAAACCTGGCGCCCACGTCGCTCCGGGGGAGACCTTTACCTATACCTGGCAGGTCCTGGAAGGTCCGTCGTCCTCTGACTCTCCCTGTATCCCTTACCTGTACTACTCTGCAACAGCGCCAGTTGAGGACACCAACTCGGGATTAGTGGGACCTCTGCTCGTGTGCAAAAGAGGAACGTTGGGGGAGAACAGAACTCAG GGTGAGGACAAGgaattctttcttcttttttctgtcATGGATGAAAACCTGAGCTGGTATTTGAAGGAGAACATCGACACATTTGGCACCAATGAGACAAACGTAGATGATGAAGACTTCCAGGAGAGCAACAAAATGCATG CTGTAAATGGACTCATGTACGGGAACCTTCCTGGACTGGACATGTGTGCCGGGGACAAAGTTATGTGGTACACCTTTGGTCTGGGCACCGAGGTGGACATCCATGGTGTTTATTTCGAGAGAAACACCTTCAAAAAGCAGGGCACCACGCGGGACACACTCAACCTCTTCCCTCATACCACTACTACCGCGGAAATGCGGCCACAAACTCCTG ACACTTACGAAGTGAGCTGCAGAGTAACAGACCACTACTCAGGTGGCATGAAGCAGCAGTACAGGGTGACCTCCTGCCCGGGCCGCAAAATGAAGAGAACACATACAGCGCCTACCAAAACGGTTCAGTATTTTATCGCCGCTGAAGAAATAGAGTGGGACTACTCACCCAGCAGGGAGTGGGAGCTGGAGAAACACCACAGCACATCAGATGATAG tccagGTAATATATTTGTGGGGACAGGGAAGAACCGGATTGGCTCGCGATACCAGAAGGTCGTGTATAGAGAATACACAGATGAAACCTTCGGTGTTGAGAAAAAAAGGGACTCCAATCAAGAACACTTGGGAATTTTGG GTCCGATCATCAAATCAGAGGTGGGAGAACAGATTGTGGTCATGTTCAAGAACAAAGCCCGGCATCCATTTAGCATTACTGCACATGGAGTAAAGACCTCAAGCTCTTCCCTTGCTGTGGAGCCTG GCCTCTTGACAGTGGTGTCGTGGAATGTACCAGAAAGTTCCGGACCAGGGGACTCGGATCCTAACTGTATATCCTACGCCTACTACTCTACCGTTGACTTCATCAAG GATATATACAGTGGTCTTCTGGGCCCGCTGGTGGTCTGCAGGCCCGGGACTCTGAGGGGTGAGGGGCCGGACCGACAGAGGTTCGACATAGAGAAGGAGTTTGCGCTGTTTTTCATGGTGCACGATGAAAACCAGTCCCACTACTTGAAAGAGAACATCAGAACATACCTCGGGGAGGACCCTGACACCTTCATACCGGATGAAGACTTTGAGGAGAGCAACAAGATGCACG GGATTAATGGCAAACTCTATGGCAACCTCCATGGACTGGTAATGAGCCAGGGACAAAAGGTCGACTGGTATCTACTCGGCATGGGCAACGAAGTAGATATGCACACTGTACACTTCCATGCTGAGACTTTTACCTACAAG ACTGACCGCGTGCACCGCGCAGACGTCTTTGACCTCTTCCCTGGGACTTTTCAAACGGTGGAGATGGTGGCTGGAAACCCAGGAACGTGGCTGCTCCACTGTCACGTGACTGACCATATCCACGCAGGCATGGAGACCACCTTCACCATCAATG aatcagagATCAAGTCACATG CTCCTGCTCCTGAAGGCGCCATGCAGATGTTGTTTCTCTCCCTCACATTTGGACTTTTGGCCATAGTTGTGATGCACTAA
- the hephl1b gene encoding ferroxidase HEPHL1 isoform X3, producing the protein MMRALYPDGTSGHLKQDDSVPPGGNYTYRWEVRPEYAPTDGDANCLTWVYHSHLEAPRDIASGLIGALLTCKKGILQESSEEGIDRNDVAQDVFLMFNVVDENLSWYLKDNIDRCTDPAGVDPNDEDFVESNLMHAINGYMFGNLPGIELCQHRAVSWHLFGMGNEVDIHSAFFHGNTLLDRGHRTDVLSLFPATFATAEMVPTAGGKWLLTCQVNDHLQAGMQAFYQVKSCSNETGSTVMSGIVRNYYVAAEKTLWNYAPLAKDLIRNVSLTDADSPSETFFGTDGGRIGGTYIKVVYTEYTDDTFSTEKLQSSDSLHLGILGPILRAEVGDTLKVTFLNRADRNYSIHPHGLHYEKRFQGSSYDDGVDKPGAHVAPGETFTYTWQVLEGPSSSDSPCIPYLYYSATAPVEDTNSGLVGPLLVCKRGTLGENRTQKGEDKEFFLLFSVMDENLSWYLKENIDTFGTNETNVDDEDFQESNKMHAVNGLMYGNLPGLDMCAGDKVMWYTFGLGTEVDIHGVYFERNTFKKQGTTRDTLNLFPHTTTTAEMRPQTPDTYEVSCRVTDHYSGGMKQQYRVTSCPGRKMKRTHTAPTKTVQYFIAAEEIEWDYSPSREWELEKHHSTSDDSPGNIFVGTGKNRIGSRYQKVVYREYTDETFGVEKKRDSNQEHLGILGPIIKSEVGEQIVVMFKNKARHPFSITAHGVKTSSSSLAVEPGLLTVVSWNVPESSGPGDSDPNCISYAYYSTVDFIKDIYSGLLGPLVVCRPGTLRGEGPDRQRFDIEKEFALFFMVHDENQSHYLKENIRTYLGEDPDTFIPDEDFEESNKMHGINGKLYGNLHGLVMSQGQKVDWYLLGMGNEVDMHTVHFHAETFTYKTDRVHRADVFDLFPGTFQTVEMVAGNPGTWLLHCHVTDHIHAGMETTFTINESEIKSHAPAPEGAMQMLFLSLTFGLLAIVVMH; encoded by the exons ATGATGA GAGCACTCTATCCAGACGGGACATCTGGTCACCTTAAGCAGGATGACTCCGTACCACCGGGGGGAAACTACACTTACCGGTGGGAGGTCAGGCCCGAATATGCCCCAACTGATGGCGACGCCAACTGCTTGACCTGGGTGTACCATTCTCACTTGGAGGCTCCCCGGGACATCGCCTCTGGACTTATAGGGGCTCTGCTTACATGCAAAAAAG GAATCCTGCAGGAGAGTAGTGAAGAGGGAATAGATCGCAATGACGTGGCCCAGGATGTCTTCCTGATGTTTAACGTAGTGGACGAGAACCTGAGTTGGTACCTCAAGGACAACATTGACAGATGCACCGATCCAGCTGGGGTCGACCCTAATGATGAAGACTTTGTGGAGTCAAACCTTATGCATG CCATTAATGGGTACATGTTTGGTAACCTGCCCGGAATTGAGCTGTGCCAGCACCGTGCAGTGTCTTGGCATTTGTTTGGCATGGGTAACGAGGTGGATATCCACTCTGCCTTTTTCCATGGAAATACCTTACTGGACCGCGGCCACCGAACCGACGTGCTCAGCCTTTTCCCAGCCACTTTTGCTACAGCTGAGATGGTCCCGACGGCGGGGGGCAAGTGGCTGCTGACCTGCCAAGTTAATGACCACCTGCAGG CTGGGATGCAGGCATTTTATCAAGTGAAGTCTTGCAGCAATGAGACCGGCTCCACAGTGATGAGTGGTATTGTCCGGAATTACTACGTGGCAGCAGAGAAAACGTTGTGGAACTACGCTCCCTTGGCAAAAGACCTGATCCGAAATGTTTCCCTGACTGATGCCGACAG TCCATCAGAGACATTTTTTGGTACAGATGGTGGTCGGATCGGCGGTACCTATATTAAGGTGGTGTACACAGAGTACACAGACGATACCTTCAGCACAGAAAAATTACAGAGTTCTGATTCTCTCCACTTGGGAATCTTAG GTCCGATCTTGAGGGCGGAGGTAGGAGACACCCTCAAGGTGACCTTCTTGAATCGGGCTGATAGAAACTACAGCATTCATCCTCATGGCCTGCACTATGAAAAACGTTTCCAAGGAAGCAGCTATGATGATG GTGTTGACAAACCTGGCGCCCACGTCGCTCCGGGGGAGACCTTTACCTATACCTGGCAGGTCCTGGAAGGTCCGTCGTCCTCTGACTCTCCCTGTATCCCTTACCTGTACTACTCTGCAACAGCGCCAGTTGAGGACACCAACTCGGGATTAGTGGGACCTCTGCTCGTGTGCAAAAGAGGAACGTTGGGGGAGAACAGAACTCAG AAGGGTGAGGACAAGgaattctttcttcttttttctgtcATGGATGAAAACCTGAGCTGGTATTTGAAGGAGAACATCGACACATTTGGCACCAATGAGACAAACGTAGATGATGAAGACTTCCAGGAGAGCAACAAAATGCATG CTGTAAATGGACTCATGTACGGGAACCTTCCTGGACTGGACATGTGTGCCGGGGACAAAGTTATGTGGTACACCTTTGGTCTGGGCACCGAGGTGGACATCCATGGTGTTTATTTCGAGAGAAACACCTTCAAAAAGCAGGGCACCACGCGGGACACACTCAACCTCTTCCCTCATACCACTACTACCGCGGAAATGCGGCCACAAACTCCTG ACACTTACGAAGTGAGCTGCAGAGTAACAGACCACTACTCAGGTGGCATGAAGCAGCAGTACAGGGTGACCTCCTGCCCGGGCCGCAAAATGAAGAGAACACATACAGCGCCTACCAAAACGGTTCAGTATTTTATCGCCGCTGAAGAAATAGAGTGGGACTACTCACCCAGCAGGGAGTGGGAGCTGGAGAAACACCACAGCACATCAGATGATAG tccagGTAATATATTTGTGGGGACAGGGAAGAACCGGATTGGCTCGCGATACCAGAAGGTCGTGTATAGAGAATACACAGATGAAACCTTCGGTGTTGAGAAAAAAAGGGACTCCAATCAAGAACACTTGGGAATTTTGG GTCCGATCATCAAATCAGAGGTGGGAGAACAGATTGTGGTCATGTTCAAGAACAAAGCCCGGCATCCATTTAGCATTACTGCACATGGAGTAAAGACCTCAAGCTCTTCCCTTGCTGTGGAGCCTG GCCTCTTGACAGTGGTGTCGTGGAATGTACCAGAAAGTTCCGGACCAGGGGACTCGGATCCTAACTGTATATCCTACGCCTACTACTCTACCGTTGACTTCATCAAG GATATATACAGTGGTCTTCTGGGCCCGCTGGTGGTCTGCAGGCCCGGGACTCTGAGGGGTGAGGGGCCGGACCGACAGAGGTTCGACATAGAGAAGGAGTTTGCGCTGTTTTTCATGGTGCACGATGAAAACCAGTCCCACTACTTGAAAGAGAACATCAGAACATACCTCGGGGAGGACCCTGACACCTTCATACCGGATGAAGACTTTGAGGAGAGCAACAAGATGCACG GGATTAATGGCAAACTCTATGGCAACCTCCATGGACTGGTAATGAGCCAGGGACAAAAGGTCGACTGGTATCTACTCGGCATGGGCAACGAAGTAGATATGCACACTGTACACTTCCATGCTGAGACTTTTACCTACAAG ACTGACCGCGTGCACCGCGCAGACGTCTTTGACCTCTTCCCTGGGACTTTTCAAACGGTGGAGATGGTGGCTGGAAACCCAGGAACGTGGCTGCTCCACTGTCACGTGACTGACCATATCCACGCAGGCATGGAGACCACCTTCACCATCAATG aatcagagATCAAGTCACATG CTCCTGCTCCTGAAGGCGCCATGCAGATGTTGTTTCTCTCCCTCACATTTGGACTTTTGGCCATAGTTGTGATGCACTAA